A window of Streptomyces armeniacus contains these coding sequences:
- a CDS encoding APC family permease yields the protein MAERVSRRESFADEKAQSGLDDAAQLEALGYRSEFRREMSPWANFSLGFTYLSPVVGIYTLFGFALATAGPPMIWSLLVVGLGQLMVALVFGEVVSQYPLAGGVYPWARRLWGRRWAWLTGWVYITALLVTIASVAYGSGPYASMLFGLESGTGNTILCALVVLLVATAINLGGTRMLGLAAIIGFATEIAGALVVGGWLLLSERHHGLGVLFDDFGSAGGGSYLTAFLAAGLIGIFQYYGFEACGDVAEEVPNPTRRIPKAMRMTIYVGGFAATFVCLALVLAVPDFGAVISGEDADPVSTVLGAAFGSAGSKVVLLVVLVSFLSCALSLQAAASRLIYSYARDRMLPASGTFSRFSTRLHVPPYALLVAAVLPGLVVLASRLSENATERIVSFAVLGIYLGFQMVVLAALRARVKGWVPSGRFTLGRWGLPVNVVALLYGVAAILNLVWPRTPEAPWYDNYLTALSGVLVVGAGLVLLVTTRPYGRSAAPAGDAIPQPSPGKADGT from the coding sequence ATGGCAGAACGCGTCTCGCGCCGAGAGTCCTTTGCGGACGAGAAGGCCCAGTCCGGACTCGATGACGCGGCCCAGCTCGAAGCGCTCGGTTACCGTTCCGAATTCCGCCGGGAAATGAGCCCGTGGGCGAACTTCTCCCTCGGCTTCACCTATCTGTCGCCCGTGGTCGGCATCTACACACTGTTCGGCTTCGCGCTGGCCACCGCGGGCCCGCCGATGATCTGGAGCCTGCTCGTCGTGGGGCTCGGCCAGCTGATGGTGGCGCTGGTGTTCGGCGAGGTCGTCTCCCAGTATCCGCTCGCCGGCGGGGTGTACCCGTGGGCCCGGCGGCTGTGGGGCAGGCGCTGGGCGTGGCTGACCGGCTGGGTGTACATCACGGCCCTGCTGGTGACGATCGCCAGCGTCGCGTACGGCTCCGGACCCTACGCCTCGATGCTGTTCGGCCTGGAGTCCGGCACCGGCAACACGATCCTGTGCGCCCTGGTGGTGCTGCTCGTGGCCACCGCGATCAACCTCGGCGGCACCCGCATGCTCGGGCTCGCCGCGATCATCGGTTTCGCCACGGAGATCGCGGGCGCGCTCGTGGTGGGCGGCTGGCTGCTGCTCAGCGAGCGCCACCACGGCCTCGGCGTGCTCTTCGACGACTTCGGTTCCGCGGGCGGCGGTTCGTACCTCACGGCGTTCCTGGCCGCGGGGCTGATCGGGATCTTCCAGTACTACGGCTTCGAGGCCTGCGGGGACGTCGCCGAAGAGGTGCCGAACCCGACCCGGCGCATCCCGAAGGCGATGCGGATGACCATTTACGTCGGCGGGTTCGCCGCGACCTTCGTCTGCCTCGCCCTGGTGCTCGCCGTCCCGGACTTCGGCGCGGTGATCTCCGGCGAGGACGCCGATCCGGTCTCCACGGTGCTCGGCGCCGCGTTCGGCTCGGCCGGTTCGAAGGTCGTACTGCTGGTGGTGCTGGTGTCGTTCCTGTCCTGTGCGCTGAGCCTGCAGGCGGCGGCGAGCCGGCTGATCTACTCGTACGCGCGCGACCGGATGCTGCCCGCGAGCGGGACGTTCTCCCGGTTCTCCACCCGGCTCCACGTGCCGCCGTACGCCCTGCTCGTCGCCGCGGTCCTGCCGGGGCTCGTGGTGCTGGCGTCGCGGCTGTCCGAGAACGCCACCGAGCGCATCGTGTCGTTCGCGGTGCTCGGCATCTACCTCGGATTCCAGATGGTGGTGCTCGCCGCGCTGCGCGCCCGGGTCAAGGGCTGGGTGCCCAGCGGACGGTTCACGCTCGGCCGGTGGGGCCTGCCGGTGAACGTGGTGGCGCTGCTCTACGGGGTCGCGGCGATCCTGAACCTGGTCTGGCCCCGCACCCCCGAAGCCCCCTGGTACGACAACTACCTCACCGCGCTCTCGGGCGTACTGGTGGTCGGCGCAGGACTGGTGCTGCTCGTGACCACGCGGCCCTACGGCAGGAGCGCGGCACCGGCCGGGGACGCGATACCGCAGCCGTCGCCTGGGAAGGCTGACGGCACATGA
- a CDS encoding LLM class flavin-dependent oxidoreductase: MKISYVMLPDYPLDETIESIKLADRLGYYAAYAADETWHKDLWLLFAAAADKTENIRFGPNLSPITLREPTLICQAAATLDELTGGRAECVISSGNFGLLAQYGIDWAKTRPLSRVKEAHHVMRTFLDDGAITFQGEFYQYTGLFSFARPVQERLPLKLGAMRGPKSFQAAGEISDGVHHALSYTREAYDYLVDNVRIGAERAGRDWQSLDIGAWVVFATGEDGEAAKQAARAMVGLYASSMPAEQLRRNGVDPDSLREIIAAVGAGDLSRAYELTSPELAEKLSVAGTPQECAEKINREILASGVNHMILAITDAALVKAFSGMELPGVLSMSEQLQLVHDKVKPALDA, encoded by the coding sequence ATGAAGATCAGCTATGTGATGCTTCCGGACTACCCTCTCGACGAGACCATCGAGTCCATCAAACTCGCCGACCGGCTCGGCTACTACGCCGCCTACGCCGCGGACGAGACCTGGCACAAGGACCTGTGGCTGCTGTTCGCGGCCGCCGCGGACAAGACGGAGAACATCAGGTTCGGCCCGAACCTGTCGCCGATCACGCTGCGCGAGCCGACACTGATCTGCCAGGCCGCCGCCACGCTCGACGAGTTGACCGGCGGGCGGGCGGAGTGCGTGATCTCCAGCGGCAACTTCGGGCTGCTCGCGCAGTACGGCATCGACTGGGCGAAGACCAGGCCGCTGTCCAGGGTGAAGGAGGCGCACCACGTGATGCGTACGTTCCTGGACGACGGCGCGATCACGTTCCAGGGCGAGTTCTACCAGTACACCGGGCTGTTCAGCTTCGCCCGTCCGGTGCAGGAGCGGCTGCCGCTGAAGCTGGGGGCGATGCGCGGCCCGAAGTCGTTCCAGGCGGCCGGGGAGATCTCGGACGGCGTGCACCACGCGCTGAGCTACACGCGGGAGGCGTACGACTACCTCGTCGACAACGTCAGGATCGGCGCGGAGCGCGCCGGACGGGACTGGCAGTCGCTGGACATCGGCGCCTGGGTGGTGTTCGCGACGGGCGAGGACGGCGAGGCGGCGAAGCAGGCCGCGCGGGCCATGGTCGGGTTGTACGCGTCGTCCATGCCGGCGGAGCAGCTCCGGCGCAACGGCGTCGATCCCGACTCCCTCCGGGAGATCATCGCCGCGGTCGGTGCCGGAGACCTGTCGCGCGCGTACGAGCTGACCTCGCCGGAGCTCGCGGAGAAGCTGTCCGTCGCCGGCACCCCACAGGAGTGCGCCGAGAAGATCAACCGGGAGATCCTGGCCAGCGGGGTGAACCACATGATCCTCGCGATCACCGACGCCGCGCTGGTGAAGGCGTTCTCCGGAATGGAGCTGCCGGGCGTGCTGAGCATGTCCGAGCAGCTGCAACTGGTGCACGACAAGGTCAAGCCGGCGCTGGACGCCTGA
- a CDS encoding sugar O-acetyltransferase, with product MSDQDRLYVRTPEFARIAERIEHVNTLTSRLNGLPFDDKAGRGALLAEITGKPVPDSVTVYPPFYTHYGLGIDFGEHVFVNQGCTFMDNLGRGSIRLGDGVLIGPKTNLIATDHPVEAARRSEYLTMAPITIEANAWLGAAVTVLPGVTIGRGAVVGAGTVVTKDVPPDTLVTGPSASERKRWNG from the coding sequence ATGTCCGATCAGGACCGCCTCTACGTCCGCACACCCGAGTTCGCACGCATCGCCGAGCGCATCGAGCACGTGAACACGCTCACGTCGCGGCTCAACGGTCTGCCCTTCGACGACAAGGCCGGGCGCGGCGCCCTGTTGGCCGAGATCACCGGCAAGCCGGTGCCCGACTCCGTCACCGTCTATCCGCCCTTCTACACGCACTACGGGCTCGGCATCGACTTCGGTGAGCACGTCTTCGTCAACCAGGGCTGCACCTTCATGGACAACCTGGGCCGGGGCAGCATCCGCCTGGGCGACGGCGTCCTGATCGGCCCGAAGACCAACCTCATCGCCACCGACCACCCGGTGGAGGCCGCCCGGCGGAGCGAATACCTCACGATGGCGCCCATCACGATCGAGGCCAACGCCTGGCTCGGCGCGGCGGTCACGGTCCTCCCCGGGGTCACGATCGGTCGCGGCGCCGTGGTCGGCGCCGGAACCGTCGTCACGAAGGACGTGCCTCCCGACACCCTGGTGACCGGACCGTCCGCGTCCGAACGCAAGCGGTGGAACGGCTGA
- a CDS encoding VOC family protein has product MALRPVQVNIKALDDSAVGRFWAEALGWRAVTGTPGVTTYVGPGHADGLVWPDPAALGLDVVTVPEAKTAVKNRVHLDLATDSRAHQAELTARLHALGATPADVGQGDVPWTVLADPEGNEFCVLEPREIHRDTGPVAAVVVDCADPRAMARFWGGAVDWTLHQVTDERAVLRSAKGVGPYLEFVRAPGAGTVPDRVHLDLLPYPGDDQAAEADRLRALGATGLDVGQGDVPWTVLADPEGHELCVLALS; this is encoded by the coding sequence ATGGCGCTGCGACCAGTCCAGGTGAACATCAAGGCCCTCGACGACTCGGCGGTCGGCCGGTTCTGGGCGGAGGCGCTCGGATGGCGCGCCGTCACCGGAACACCCGGCGTGACGACGTACGTGGGACCCGGGCACGCCGACGGTCTCGTATGGCCGGACCCGGCAGCCCTCGGCCTCGACGTCGTCACCGTCCCGGAGGCCAAGACGGCGGTGAAGAACCGTGTGCACCTCGATCTCGCCACCGACTCCCGGGCCCATCAGGCGGAGTTGACCGCGCGCCTCCACGCTCTCGGCGCGACGCCCGCCGACGTGGGGCAGGGCGACGTGCCGTGGACGGTCCTCGCCGACCCGGAGGGCAATGAGTTCTGCGTGCTGGAGCCGCGGGAGATCCACCGGGACACCGGGCCGGTCGCCGCGGTGGTGGTCGACTGCGCTGATCCGCGGGCCATGGCCCGGTTCTGGGGCGGGGCGGTGGACTGGACCCTGCACCAAGTGACCGACGAACGGGCGGTGTTGCGTTCCGCGAAGGGCGTCGGCCCATATCTGGAGTTCGTACGCGCGCCCGGCGCCGGGACCGTGCCGGACCGCGTCCATCTCGACCTGCTGCCGTACCCCGGCGACGACCAGGCGGCGGAAGCTGACCGGCTGCGGGCGCTCGGCGCGACCGGCCTCGACGTGGGCCAGGGCGACGTGCCGTGGACGGTCCTCGCCGACCCGGAGGGCCACGAACTCTGCGTCCTCGCCCTGTCCTGA
- a CDS encoding NAD-dependent epimerase/dehydratase family protein: MLTLVTGATGQVGRRFVPGLLQSAAPGDGVRVLVRDAARGERFAELGAQVLVGDLRDAEVLGKATSGADAVVNVAAAFRGVPDEEARAVNRDAAVELGRAAVASGVRRFVQVSTGLVYGAGRGRALVEGDETVPGRPPFWGAYPESKWEAERALGALEGLGDLRIGRLPFVYGDGDPHLANAMEWAPNWPAMQRLHMGHHRDVVQGLKRLLYAPGAHGVYNIADDAPVTTADLFQFHGLPVPPEAYGKDTDAWAGVMSTTRIRHELGYRPMVPSVWTARDMGVL; this comes from the coding sequence ATGCTGACATTGGTGACAGGAGCGACCGGCCAGGTCGGGCGGCGGTTCGTGCCGGGGCTGCTGCAGAGCGCGGCGCCCGGCGACGGGGTGCGCGTGCTGGTACGGGACGCGGCGCGCGGCGAACGGTTCGCCGAACTCGGTGCCCAGGTGCTGGTCGGCGATCTGCGCGACGCCGAGGTGCTCGGCAAGGCGACGTCCGGCGCGGACGCGGTGGTGAACGTGGCCGCCGCGTTCCGCGGGGTGCCGGACGAGGAGGCGCGGGCGGTCAACCGGGACGCGGCCGTCGAGCTCGGCCGTGCCGCGGTGGCCTCGGGCGTACGGCGGTTCGTGCAGGTCAGCACCGGGCTCGTATACGGGGCGGGGCGCGGCAGGGCGCTCGTCGAGGGCGACGAGACGGTGCCGGGCCGGCCTCCGTTCTGGGGTGCCTACCCCGAGTCCAAGTGGGAGGCCGAGCGTGCGCTCGGGGCGCTGGAAGGCCTCGGCGACCTGCGCATCGGACGGCTGCCGTTCGTGTACGGCGACGGGGACCCGCACCTGGCCAACGCGATGGAGTGGGCGCCGAACTGGCCCGCGATGCAGCGCCTGCACATGGGCCACCACAGGGATGTGGTGCAGGGCCTGAAGCGGCTGCTGTACGCGCCCGGGGCGCACGGCGTCTACAACATCGCCGACGACGCCCCCGTCACCACGGCCGACCTGTTCCAGTTCCACGGCCTGCCGGTGCCGCCGGAGGCGTACGGGAAGGACACCGACGCCTGGGCCGGCGTGATGTCGACGACCCGTATCCGCCACGAACTGGGCTACCGCCCGATGGTTCCGTCGGTGTGGACGGCCAGGGACATGGGCGTGCTGTAA
- a CDS encoding ATP-binding protein — translation MADSLQTTLIWSLAAATVIATCLAILFHVRHRRTTEHRNAELAARDEQIAALQHKAAAAEEEVQEITDGKISAVLKSAMQALRVLLAEQQVELDQLQREYGGHPVLQQLLAVNHANAQVARRAQGIAVLCGGFSGRRREPATVYDVVRSAQGQIAPFERVQIRNQSGMAVMPQAIDGVALAVAELLANAASYSPADTPIEVNLQPVQRGLCVIIDDAGVGMSEEMRRKAELLFTSVFRPGLSELGNPPQFGFPVVAELARRFGFNVDVSATSPYGGTRAVVRLPQELLTTVTEQRSDKAVAHSSNTPAPQPPSDRTANGLPKRASRQAPIALVRDPGGAAPESEAEPAKPVRKIAATMSELQRGTRLGRQSTTDGQEDQGV, via the coding sequence ATGGCAGATTCCCTGCAGACGACACTCATCTGGAGTCTCGCTGCTGCCACTGTCATCGCCACGTGCCTAGCCATTCTTTTCCACGTGCGGCACCGGCGAACGACCGAACACCGCAACGCGGAATTAGCAGCACGCGATGAACAGATCGCTGCGCTGCAGCATAAAGCCGCAGCCGCCGAAGAAGAAGTCCAGGAGATAACCGACGGAAAGATCTCCGCAGTCCTCAAGTCGGCAATGCAGGCCCTGCGCGTGCTGCTTGCCGAGCAGCAGGTCGAACTGGACCAGCTGCAGCGGGAGTACGGGGGCCACCCGGTCCTCCAGCAGCTCCTCGCCGTCAACCACGCCAACGCTCAGGTCGCCCGCCGCGCCCAGGGTATCGCCGTCTTGTGCGGCGGTTTCTCCGGCCGCCGCAGAGAGCCCGCCACCGTTTACGACGTGGTCCGCAGCGCGCAGGGGCAGATCGCGCCTTTCGAGCGCGTCCAGATCCGCAACCAGAGCGGCATGGCCGTCATGCCGCAGGCGATCGACGGCGTGGCCCTGGCCGTGGCGGAACTCCTGGCCAACGCCGCCAGTTACTCGCCTGCGGACACCCCGATCGAGGTGAACCTGCAGCCGGTTCAGCGCGGACTGTGCGTCATCATCGACGACGCCGGCGTCGGCATGAGCGAGGAGATGCGGCGGAAGGCCGAACTACTCTTCACCAGCGTTTTCAGGCCCGGCCTTTCGGAGCTCGGCAATCCGCCGCAGTTCGGGTTCCCCGTGGTGGCCGAGCTGGCCCGCCGTTTCGGCTTCAACGTGGACGTCAGCGCCACCTCTCCGTACGGCGGAACGCGCGCCGTCGTACGGCTTCCGCAGGAGCTCCTGACGACGGTGACTGAGCAGAGGAGCGACAAGGCCGTGGCCCACTCGTCGAATACTCCCGCCCCTCAGCCCCCATCCGACCGGACGGCCAACGGGCTGCCCAAGCGCGCTTCCCGGCAAGCGCCGATCGCCCTGGTGCGTGATCCGGGTGGTGCTGCCCCGGAGAGCGAAGCAGAGCCGGCGAAGCCGGTCAGGAAGATCGCTGCCACCATGTCCGAGCTTCAGCGCGGTACCCGGCTGGGTCGGCAGTCCACCACGGATGGCCAGGAGGACCAGGGAGTATGA
- a CDS encoding roadblock/LC7 domain-containing protein, giving the protein MLQDVLKVPGARHALLLSADGLRRGATDGLGTDLADTAAAALSGLQSVSRSTGKFVDGTNESRWLQTVVEFEGGWLFLNQASAGTYLAVAASPEVDMGDITVRMQQLVQRIGSEMTSPPREAGDHT; this is encoded by the coding sequence ATGCTGCAGGACGTGCTGAAGGTGCCCGGCGCCCGGCACGCCCTCCTCCTGTCCGCCGACGGCCTCAGGCGTGGCGCCACCGACGGGCTCGGCACCGACCTGGCCGACACAGCCGCCGCGGCACTGAGCGGACTCCAGTCCGTCAGCCGCTCGACCGGCAAGTTCGTCGACGGAACGAATGAGTCCCGCTGGCTGCAGACCGTGGTCGAATTCGAGGGCGGCTGGCTGTTCCTGAACCAGGCCAGCGCCGGTACGTATCTCGCGGTCGCGGCTTCTCCGGAAGTGGACATGGGAGACATCACTGTCCGCATGCAGCAACTTGTCCAGCGGATCGGCAGTGAGATGACCTCGCCGCCCCGAGAGGCGGGCGACCACACATGA
- a CDS encoding DUF742 domain-containing protein, with amino-acid sequence MTGDEEVEPVGELVRSYVIANGRVLPTAEDFSVTTLVTATDRASQNRMLSPESRAIVDLCSGGFLSVAEVAGHVRQPLGIVRALLADLAESSLIHTRAPVAMAERTDIEILEDVLHGLRTRFA; translated from the coding sequence ATGACCGGAGATGAAGAGGTCGAACCGGTCGGTGAATTAGTACGGTCTTACGTCATCGCGAACGGCCGCGTCCTGCCCACCGCGGAGGATTTCTCGGTAACGACGCTTGTCACCGCCACGGACCGCGCGTCGCAGAACCGCATGCTCTCCCCGGAGAGCCGCGCCATTGTGGATCTGTGCTCGGGGGGTTTTCTCTCCGTGGCTGAAGTGGCCGGCCACGTACGCCAGCCCCTGGGGATCGTTCGAGCACTCCTTGCCGACTTGGCAGAAAGCTCCCTCATCCATACCCGCGCCCCGGTTGCGATGGCCGAGCGCACTGACATAGAGATCCTAGAGGACGTACTCCATGGCCTCCGCACTCGATTCGCGTGA
- a CDS encoding GTP-binding protein yields the protein MASALDSRDGNSEKHLKPTVHTAVKILVVGHFGVGKTTFVGSVSEIEPLRTEELITASSTGIDDLSGTPEKATTTVALDFGRLTLSESLVLYLFGTPGQQRFHQLWEDLSIGALGALVLVDPTRLTDSFPVLDSVEQYALPCAVGVNSFDGTPTYATDEVREALNLPGDVPVVPCDVRDQKSAGEALISLVEYLQNNTV from the coding sequence ATGGCCTCCGCACTCGATTCGCGTGACGGGAACTCCGAAAAGCACCTGAAGCCAACCGTCCACACCGCGGTGAAGATCCTCGTCGTCGGTCATTTCGGCGTGGGCAAGACCACCTTCGTGGGCAGCGTGTCCGAGATCGAGCCGCTGCGGACCGAGGAACTGATCACCGCTTCGAGTACGGGAATCGACGACCTGTCGGGAACCCCGGAAAAGGCCACGACGACGGTGGCGCTGGACTTCGGCCGGCTGACCCTCAGCGAATCGCTGGTGCTCTACCTCTTCGGCACTCCGGGCCAGCAGCGGTTCCACCAGCTGTGGGAGGACCTGTCCATCGGCGCCCTGGGCGCCCTGGTACTGGTCGACCCGACGCGGCTGACCGACTCGTTCCCCGTCCTGGACTCGGTGGAGCAGTACGCGCTGCCCTGTGCCGTGGGCGTCAACTCCTTTGACGGCACGCCGACTTACGCCACGGACGAGGTGCGGGAGGCCCTCAACCTCCCCGGCGACGTCCCCGTGGTGCCGTGCGACGTGCGAGACCAGAAGTCCGCCGGCGAGGCCCTGATCTCACTCGTCGAGTACCTCCAAAACAACACCGTTTAG
- a CDS encoding cytochrome P450: MNQDSAHHGPPPSCPAHGRIGLYTSEFGADPDGHYAALRQYGSSAPVEMAPGVEAELVTGYAAALHILQNPATFVRDSRRWRALAEGRVPEDSPALAMMAYRPNALFSDGLEHSRLRQVVTDTLATVDPHELDRHVQQVATYLIDQFCGGSETDLLVDYAMQLPLLVYSELFGCTADIGDRVIYGISGIFAGGADAEHANKVLGEALYELVKLKRRSPGRDITSRMLQHGAGLSDDEMVNQLVTLLSGGTAPLASLISTGTALLLGDDRYAGTHFLVEEAIQEVLWRHAPIANYAVHYPVQDVEVDGRVLRADEPVVISFAAANTDPAVVGNSSHHLRGRSHLAFGAGPHVCPAKDPAILIGRTAIEALLTRLTDVELAVGMRQLSWQPTPWGKTLTALPVRFTPVPRSPKRSSEMPAAAPAATPAAQAPAAQPARGGKRWTSFLNWLKGV; this comes from the coding sequence ATGAACCAGGACTCGGCCCACCACGGGCCACCGCCCAGCTGTCCCGCACACGGCCGCATAGGGCTTTACACCAGCGAGTTCGGAGCGGACCCCGACGGGCACTACGCAGCCCTGCGCCAGTACGGCTCCAGCGCTCCGGTCGAGATGGCGCCCGGTGTCGAGGCGGAGCTGGTGACCGGATACGCGGCCGCGCTGCACATCCTGCAGAACCCCGCCACGTTCGTACGGGACTCCCGCCGCTGGCGGGCCCTCGCCGAAGGGCGCGTACCCGAGGACAGCCCCGCGCTGGCCATGATGGCCTATCGGCCCAACGCACTGTTCTCCGACGGGCTCGAGCACTCACGTCTGCGGCAGGTGGTCACCGACACCCTGGCGACCGTGGACCCGCACGAGCTCGACCGCCACGTGCAGCAGGTCGCCACGTATCTGATCGACCAGTTCTGCGGCGGCAGTGAGACGGACCTGCTCGTCGACTACGCCATGCAGCTGCCGCTCCTGGTCTACAGCGAGCTGTTCGGCTGCACCGCGGACATCGGCGACCGCGTCATCTACGGCATCTCGGGGATCTTCGCGGGAGGCGCGGACGCCGAGCACGCGAACAAGGTCCTGGGCGAAGCGCTGTACGAGCTGGTGAAGCTCAAGCGGAGGTCGCCGGGCCGGGACATCACGTCCCGCATGCTCCAGCACGGCGCCGGCCTCAGCGACGACGAGATGGTGAACCAGCTCGTCACGCTGCTGTCCGGCGGTACCGCGCCGCTCGCCTCGCTCATCAGCACCGGTACGGCCCTCCTGCTGGGCGACGACCGGTACGCGGGAACGCACTTCCTGGTCGAGGAGGCCATCCAGGAGGTGCTGTGGCGGCACGCTCCCATCGCCAACTACGCCGTGCACTACCCCGTTCAGGACGTCGAGGTGGACGGCCGGGTGCTGCGAGCCGACGAGCCGGTCGTCATCTCGTTCGCCGCCGCCAACACGGACCCCGCGGTCGTCGGGAACTCCTCGCACCATCTGCGGGGGCGCTCGCATCTGGCGTTCGGCGCCGGCCCGCACGTCTGCCCCGCGAAGGATCCCGCGATCCTCATCGGCCGTACGGCCATCGAAGCGCTGCTGACCCGGCTGACCGACGTCGAACTCGCCGTCGGCATGCGGCAGCTGAGCTGGCAGCCGACCCCGTGGGGGAAGACGCTCACGGCGCTGCCCGTACGGTTCACGCCGGTGCCGCGGTCCCCGAAGCGCAGCAGCGAGATGCCCGCGGCGGCACCGGCGGCCACCCCCGCCGCGCAGGCGCCCGCGGCGCAGCCCGCCCGTGGCGGCAAACGCTGGACGTCCTTCCTGAACTGGCTCAAGGGGGTGTGA